Proteins encoded by one window of Sorangium aterium:
- a CDS encoding sigma 54-interacting transcriptional regulator, which yields MGAGFDYSLGLMSGPESSPLTTQTFDLRQSPDSPGIYSYLLVIGASSSYRRALPDDGVLVVGRSDEADVRLDTAAVSRRHAELVFSRGEIRITDLGSHNGTLVNGERIEGSCALGSGDVITMGDTTLILRREAPPRGSALIEMGRLRRRVEEEIERAADSARPFGLAVVSLGSVQMRTMLAHRALSALRLVDIVAWDGASHLAIGFPELGGEAARAAVLQVLEAIAPLAPEARGGLASYPFDGGDTETLLAGARTAASIAAPGAIAFASQTAVRHVIGDRTIVVADSAMIRLFELIRRLAASDLPVLVLGETGAGKENAAAAVHHWSARAQKTLITLNCAALPDALVESELFGYEKGAFSEARAPKPGLLERAHGGTVFLDEIGELPLGAQAKLLRALEAKRITRLGDVRDREVDIRIVAATNRDLEAEVHAGRFRQDLLFRLSAAVVELPPLRHRRRELPILARLFLAEACARTGRPALELSEAALAALFAHPFPGNVRELKNAMEYAAATADGPALEPWGLPERIAGLDVPPRTTVDNTSAPPAAAPARFKPIAEELREIERTRMRQALDAADGVQKRAAALLGMPVRTFTFKLKQFGISAREGKRSA from the coding sequence ATGGGCGCGGGCTTCGACTATAGCCTCGGGCTGATGAGCGGCCCCGAGAGCTCGCCGTTGACGACGCAGACCTTCGATCTGCGGCAGTCCCCGGACAGCCCGGGAATCTACTCCTACCTCCTCGTCATCGGCGCTTCCTCATCGTACAGGCGCGCCCTGCCCGACGACGGCGTGCTCGTCGTGGGGCGCAGCGACGAGGCCGACGTGAGGCTCGACACCGCGGCGGTCTCCCGGCGGCACGCCGAGCTCGTCTTCTCCAGAGGCGAGATCCGGATCACCGATCTCGGCAGCCACAATGGGACGCTCGTCAACGGCGAGCGCATCGAGGGCTCGTGCGCGCTCGGCTCCGGCGATGTCATCACCATGGGCGATACAACGCTGATCCTCCGGCGCGAGGCGCCGCCCCGGGGCAGCGCCCTCATCGAGATGGGCCGGCTGCGCCGGCGCGTGGAGGAGGAGATCGAGCGCGCCGCCGACTCGGCGCGGCCGTTCGGCCTGGCGGTGGTGTCCCTCGGGTCCGTGCAGATGCGCACGATGCTCGCGCATCGGGCGCTCTCGGCGCTCCGGCTCGTGGACATCGTCGCCTGGGACGGCGCCTCTCACCTGGCGATCGGGTTTCCCGAGCTCGGCGGAGAGGCGGCGCGCGCCGCGGTGCTCCAGGTGCTCGAGGCGATCGCGCCGCTGGCCCCCGAGGCGCGGGGCGGACTGGCCTCCTACCCGTTCGACGGCGGCGACACCGAGACGCTCCTCGCCGGCGCGCGGACCGCCGCGTCGATCGCGGCTCCGGGGGCGATCGCCTTCGCCTCGCAGACCGCCGTCCGGCACGTCATCGGCGATCGCACCATCGTGGTGGCCGACTCGGCCATGATCCGGCTGTTCGAGCTGATCCGGCGCCTCGCGGCGAGCGATCTGCCGGTCCTCGTCCTCGGCGAGACGGGGGCGGGCAAGGAGAACGCCGCCGCGGCCGTGCACCACTGGTCTGCGCGGGCGCAGAAGACGCTGATCACGCTCAACTGCGCCGCGCTCCCGGACGCGCTGGTGGAGAGCGAGCTCTTCGGCTACGAGAAGGGCGCGTTCTCGGAGGCGCGGGCGCCCAAGCCCGGCCTGCTGGAGCGAGCGCACGGCGGCACCGTCTTCCTCGACGAGATCGGCGAGCTGCCCCTCGGCGCGCAGGCCAAGCTGCTCCGCGCGCTCGAGGCGAAGCGGATCACCCGCCTCGGCGACGTCCGCGATCGCGAGGTGGACATCCGCATCGTCGCTGCCACGAACCGCGATCTCGAGGCCGAGGTCCACGCGGGCCGCTTCCGTCAAGACCTGCTCTTCCGCCTGAGCGCCGCCGTCGTCGAGCTGCCCCCGCTCCGGCACAGGCGGCGTGAGCTGCCGATCCTGGCCCGTCTGTTCCTCGCCGAGGCGTGCGCTCGGACCGGGCGGCCTGCGCTCGAGCTCTCGGAAGCCGCGCTCGCCGCGCTCTTCGCTCACCCGTTCCCTGGCAACGTGCGCGAGCTCAAGAACGCGATGGAGTACGCGGCCGCCACGGCGGACGGCCCGGCGCTCGAGCCCTGGGGGCTGCCCGAGCGCATCGCCGGGCTCGATGTCCCGCCGCGGACCACGGTGGACAACACCTCGGCCCCGCCCGCCGCGGCGCCCGCCCGCTTCAAGCCCATCGCCGAGGAGCTCCGGGAAATCGAGCGCACGCGCATGCGTCAGGCGCTCGACGCCGCGGACGGGGTCCAGAAGCGGGCGGCGGCGCTCCTCGGGATGCCTGTTCGCACCTTCACCTTCAAGCTCAAGCAATTCGGTATCTCGGCGCGGGAGGGGAAGCGGAGCGCGTGA